Proteins co-encoded in one Arachis stenosperma cultivar V10309 chromosome 7, arast.V10309.gnm1.PFL2, whole genome shotgun sequence genomic window:
- the LOC130941825 gene encoding pentatricopeptide repeat-containing protein At2g01390: MLRTWKLRGFLIRKFAPSANYIYMHSLHQLQQNKKEKEKKKNKNTNKKEEDSHCDPKEYMRSVIGNIYKTLKYSTWDSAQKELENLPLRWDSYTVNQVLKSHPPMEKAWLFFNWASKLTGFKHDQYTYTTMIDIFGEAGRISSMKQVFKQMQDNDVNIDSITYTCMMHWLSNSGDIDAAMELWKEMKSKDCCYPTVVSYTAYIKILFDHGRVKEATCVYKEMIESGCAPNCYTYTILMEYLIGSGKCKDALEIFEKMQEAGVQPDKAACNILIERCAKIGGIMFMTHILRYMKENRLVLRYPVFVEALKALKVADESDALIRQVNPQFYIDSSTIRKDDDCFTVDVDKELLFVLLRKRNLVAIDHLLAGMMDKKIPLDHKGISSIIEVNCSHCRPEGALLAFKYSVKMGIYMERQGYLSLIGSLIRSNMFSQLVEAVEEMSRAGHSLGIYLASILIYRLGCAKKPAYAVTIFNLLPDNHKCTATYTALISAYFASRRVNKALDIHQSMCAKGFLTALGTYNVLVAGLERNGRNSEAEFYRKAKKKCLHTNAGSEERVCIEEKICNLLFAVDLVH, encoded by the exons ATGCTCAGAACATGGAAGCTCCGTGGATTTCTCATCAGAAAGTTCGCTCCTTCCGCCAATTATATTTACATGCACTCTCTTCACCAGCTTCAACAAAacaagaaggagaaggagaagaagaagaacaagaacacGAACAAGAAGGAAGAAGATTCTCACTGTGATCCGAAAGAGTACATGAGAAGCGTCATTGGAAACATATACAAGACCCTAAAGTATTCAACTTGGGATTCAGCTCAGAAAGAGCTCGAGAACCTTCCATTGCGATGGGACTCTTACACTGTAAACCAAGTCCTCAAATCCCACCCTCCAATGGAGAAAGCATGGTTGTTCTTCAACTGGGCTTCTAAACTCACAGGCTTCAAGCATGATCAGTACACTTACACCACCATGATTGATATCTTCGGAGAAGCTGGTAGAATCTCTTCCATGAAGCAGGTTTTCAAGCAAATGCAAGACAATGATGTTAACATTGATTCTATTACCTACACTTGCATGATGCATTGGCTTTCGAATTCTGGGGACATTGATGCAGCCATGGAGTTGTGGAAGGAGATGAAGTCCAAGGATTGTTGTTACCCTACTGTTGTTTCTTACACTGCCTATATCAAGATTCTATTCGATCATGGTAGGGTTAAGGAGGCTACTTGTGTTTACAAGGAGATGATTGAATCTGGTTGTGCTCCTAATTGCTACACTTATACCATTCTAATGGAGTACCTTATTGGCTCTG GAAAATGCAAAGATGCCCTTGAAATATTTGAAAAGATGCAGGAGGCTGGGGTGCAACCTGACAAAGCTGCATGCAATATTTTGATTGAGAGGTGTGCTAAAATTGGAGGGATTATGTTCATGACCCATATCCTGCGGTATATGAAAGAAAACCGCCTTGTTCTTCGTTACCCTGTTTTTGTTGAAGCATTGAAAGCTTTGAAAGTTGCTGACGAAAGTGATGCGCTCATAAGGCAAGTCAATCCTCAATTTTATATTGATTCTAGCACCATTAGGAAGGATGATGACTGTTTCACAGTTGATGTAGATAAAGAGCTTCTATTTGTTCTCTTGAGAAAGAGAAATCTGGTTGCTATTGATCATTTACTTGCTGGAATGATGGATAAGAAAATACCTTTAGATCATAAGGGTATCTCATCCATTATAGAGGTAAATTGTTCCCATTGCAGACCTGAAGGTGCTTTGTTAGCATTCAAGTATAGCGTAAAAATGGGCATATACATGGAGAGACAAGGATATCTTTCCTTGATAGGCTCGTTGATCAGATCCAATATGTTTTCGCAGCTAGTTGAAGCCGTTGAGGAAATGTCTAGAGCCGGTCATTCTCTTGGAATCTACCTGGCTTCAATTTTGATCTATAGGCTTGGTTGCGCTAAGAAGCCTGCTTATGCTGTGACGATTTTCAACTTGTTACCTGATAACCATAAGTGCACTGCTACCTATACTGCTTTAATTAGCGCTTATTTTGCCTCTAGAAGAGTTAACAAGGCACTTGATATACACCAAAGTATGTGCGCAAAAGGGTTTCTGACTGCGTTAGGAACTTACAATGTACTGGTTGCTGGTTTGGAAAGAAACGGTAGAAATTCTGAAGCAGAATTTTATAGAAAAGCTAAGAAGAAGTGCCTTCATACTAATGCTGGTTCTGAGGAAAGGGTTTGCATAGAGGAAAAGATATGCAACCTTCTGTTTGCTGTGGATCTAGTTCATTAG
- the LOC130940340 gene encoding glucan endo-1,3-beta-glucosidase 4-like — translation METLMAKLMVLILFLSMIAPKRVFAEYEQWCIADPQSSDDELQAALNWACGSGGADCSKIQVNQPCYYPSTLKDHASYAFNSYFQKFKHRGGSCFFRGAAITTEADPSHDSCHFDFIP, via the exons ATGGAAACATTAATGGCCAAGTTAATGGTTCTGATTCTTTTCCTATCCATGATTGCACCAAAAAGGG TGTTTGCTGAATATGAGCAATGGTGCATAGCTGATCCGCAAAGCAGCGACGATGAGTTGCAGGCGGCGCTGAATTGGGCTTGTGGAAGTGGAGGTGCAGATTGTAGCAAAATCCAAGTGAACCAACCATGCTATTATCCAAGCACTTTGAAAGACCATGCTTCCTATGCCTTCAACAGCTATTTTCAGAAGTTCAAGCACAGAGGTGGTTCTTGTTTCTTCAGAGGTGCTGCCATTACAACAGAAGCAGATCCTA GTCATGATTCTTGCCACTTTGACTTCATTCCCTAA
- the LOC130942158 gene encoding WRKY transcription factor 1-like isoform X2, which translates to MVSSEETADHNVPYAIPLQRASPHSDITESQGIHGAETPSSKQKEETSIPSAVAQNKVKDSDVTASALQSDQQRSTHIAASVEKLVQSPDTPFREKRHPSQSGHDSPSIVRERVSKDGYNWRKYGQKNVKGNEFIRSYYKCTHPNCQAKKQLEQSNDGQITDSICIGQHNHPRPQSSITKPVGPVLPVLEEGPDKPRVANVEVEDKSLNEHASVPQQMKFSHSLQITNVPAADLMKAEHSQLTTANDEVHNNDYPDSKRQKIDDSNIEVSVADKSTCASRVVVQTSSEVDFVNDGYRWRKYGQKLVKGNANPRSYYRCSSPGCPVKKHVERASHDSKVVITTYEGQHDHEIPPGRTVTHNAATNAQTTTINGKPGTNSVSNPVSTDTRGSRSNEKVNGNSITKSEAGKSPESKLNGQQQQKNENAVAKQDYVGANITCQSNSEDPCRSKSNEQPKDDVETKSEGKNGSPNVVVHDTAGQEGQLKKQSASDAEAVQS; encoded by the exons ATGGTTTCCTCAGAAGAAACTGCAGATCACAATGTTCCTTATGCTATACCACTGCAGAGAGCAAGTCCTCATAGTGATATTACAGAATCACAAGGGATTCATGGAGCTGAAACCCCTTCGTCCAAGCAAAAGGAAGAAACAAGTATTCCTTCTGCTGTGGCTCAAAACAAAGTGAAGGATTCTGATGTTACTGCTTCTGCATTGCAATCAGATCAGCAACGAAGCACACACATTGCAGCATCAGTTGAAAAACTTGTGCAGAGCCCTGATACACCTTTCCGTGAAAAACGTCATCCATCACAATCTGGTCATGACAGTCCCTCAATAGTACGTGAAAGGGTATCAAAAGATGGGTATAACTGGCGAAAATATGGCCAGAAAAATGTTAAAGGGAATGAATTTATAAGGAGCTATTACAAGTGTACGCATCCGAACTGCCAGGCAAAGAAACAGTTAGAGCAGTCAAACGATGGCCAGATTACAGATTCCATTTGCATTGGTCAGCATAATCATCCTAGGCCTCAATCCAGCATCACAAAGCCTGTTGGTCCTGTTCTTCCTGTTCTTGAAGAAGGACCAGACAAGCCCCGTGTCGCCAATGTAGAAG TTGAAGACAAATCATTGAATGAGCATGCAAGTGTACCTCAACAGATGAAGTTTTCACACTCCCTTCAGATTACAAATGTTCCTGCAGCTGATCTGATGAAAGCTGAACATTCACAACTGACCACAGCAAATGACGAGGTTCACAACAATGACTATCCTGACTCAAAACGGCA GAAGATAGACGATAGTAATATTGAAGTCAGTGTAGCTGACAAGTCAACTTGTGCGTCTCGTGTTGTCGTTCAAACTTCAAGTGAGGTTGATTTTGTAAATGATGGGTACCGTTGGCGCAAATATGGTCAGAAACTAGTTAAAGGAAATGCAAATCCCAG AAGTTATTATCGATGCTCTAGTCCCGGATGCCCTGTCAAAAAGCATGTGGAAAGGGCCTCTCATGATTCAAAAGTTGTAATAACTACATATGAGGGACAACATGATCATGAAATCCCGCCTGGAAGGACTGTCACTCATAATGCAGCTACAAATGCTCAAACAACAACCATTAATGGCAAGCCAGGAACCAATTCTGTATCAAATCCTGTTTCTACAGATACAAGAGGAAGCAGATCAAAtgagaaagtaaatggcaactCAATTACTAAATCAGAGGCTGGTAAGAGTCCTGAAAGTAAATTAAATgggcaacaacaacaaaaaaatgaaaatgcagTTGCCAAACAGGATTATGTTGGTGCTAACATCACATGCCAATCAAATTCTGAAGATCCATGTCGATCAAAATCAAACGAACAGCCGAAAGATGACGTAGAAACTAAATCAGAAGGAAAGAACGGATCCCCTAATGTGGTTGTTCATGATACTGCTGGTCAAGAAGGTCAACTCAAGAAGCAATCAGCATCTGATGCAGAAGCTGTCCAGAGCTAA
- the LOC130941815 gene encoding scarecrow-like transcription factor PAT1: protein MQASEHHRSSSMYYQPMQQVEAYCMPQYQALNHHQYYNDGGHGIGSRFSNQSSSEIYCTLESSSATGSFNVYNSPSTVSFSPNGSPVSLQDSQSQSYPPDNNYGSPMSGSCITDDLSTFKHKLRELESVMFGPDCDNLDSYDSSFKDATDFMSSEMDSWRQTMVAISCKNLKHVLVVCAKAIAENDLLMAQWLMDELRQMVSVSGEPIQRLGAYMLEGLVARLSSSGSSIYRALRCKEPESAELLSYMHILYEVCPYFKFGYMSANGAIAEAMKDEDRVHIIDFQISQGSQWITLIQAFAARPGGPPHIRITGIDDSTSAYARGGGLHIVGKRLSKLAEHFKVPFEFHAAAISGCDVQLHNLGVRPGEALAVNFAFMLHHMPDESVSTLNHRDRLLRLVKSLSPKVVTLVEQESNTNTAAFFPRFLETMDYYTAMFESIDVTLPREHKERINVEQHCLARDLVNIIACEGVERVERHEVLGKWRSRFAMAGFSPYPLSSLVNGTIKKLLDNYSDRYRLEERDGALYLGWMNRDLVASCAWK, encoded by the coding sequence ATGCAGGCATCAGAGCATCATAGAAGTTCAAGTATGTACTATCAACCAATGCAGCAGGTTGAGGCATACTGCATGCCGCAATATCAAGCTCTGAATCATCATCAGTATTACAATGATGGAGGCCATGGTATTGGAAGCAGATTCTCTAATCAAAGTTCTTCTGAAATTTACTGCACATTGGAGTCATCATCCGCAACCGGCAGTTTTAATGTTTACAATTCTCCTTCAACTGTTAGTTTCTCACCAAATGGTAGCCCAGTTTCTCTTCAAGATTCTCAATCTCAGTCATATCCACCTGACAATAACTATGGATCTCCTATGAGTGGTTCGTGCATAACTGACGATTTAAGTACCTTCAAGCACAAGCTGAGAGAGTTGGAGAGTGTGATGTTTGGTCCTGATTGTGATAATCTTGATAGTTATGACAGTTCATTCAAGGATGCAACTGATTTCATGTCATCCGAGATGGACAGCTGGAGACAAACAATGGTGGCAATTTCTTGCAAGAACTTAAAGCATGTACTCGTCGTGTGTGCCAAAGCGATTGCAGAGAATGATCTGCTAATGGCACAATGGTTGATGGATGAACTGAGGCAGATGGTGTCTGTATCTGGCGAACCGATTCAAAGGTTGGGAGCATACATGTTGGAAGGCCTAGTTGCACGGTTGTCTTCTTCCGGGAGTTCAATCTACAGAGCCTTGAGATGCAAGGAACCAGAAAGTGCTGAGCTCCTCTCCTATATGCACATACTCTATGAGGTTTGCCCCTACTTCAAATTCGGATACATGTCTGCGAATGGAGCAATCGCAGAAGCTATGAAGGATGAAGACAGAGTTCAcataattgattttcaaatttctcAAGGGAGCCAGTGGATCACTTTGATTCAAGCTTTTGCAGCTAGGCCTGGAGGACCACCACACATCCGAATTACAGGTATTGATGATTCAACATCGGCTTATGCGCGCGGTGGTGGGCTGCACATTGTGGGAAAGAGGTTGTCCAAGCTTGCAGAGCATTTTAAAGTGCCATTTGAATTTCATGCTGCAGCTATATCTGGTTGTGATGTTCAGCTGCATAATCTTGGTGTTCGACCGGGCGAGGCATTAGCAGTGAATTTTGCATTCATGCTACATCACATGCCAGATGAAAGTGTCAGCACCCTGAATCATAGGGATAGGCTCTTGAGGCTGGTCAAGAGCCTATCCCCGAAAGTGGTGACATTGGTGGAGCAAGAATCCAACACCAACACAGCTGCATTCTTTCCACGTTTCCTCGAAACTATGGACTACTACACAGCCATGTTCGAGTCGATAGACGTGACTCTTCCGAGGGAACATAAAGAGAGGATCAATGTGGAGCAGCATTGCTTGGCAAGGGATTTGGTTAACATCATAGCATGTGAAGGGGTTGAGAGAGTGGAAAGACATGAAGTGCTTGGGAAATGGAGGTCAAGGTTTGCAATGGCTGGTTTTAGTCCTTACCCTTTGAGCTCATTGGTGAATGGTACCATCAAGAAACTGCTTGATAACTACAGTGATAGATATAGGCTTGAAGAGAGAGATGGAGCATTGTATCTTGGTTGGATGAATAGAGATTTGGTTGCCTCTTGTGCATGGAAATGA
- the LOC130942158 gene encoding WRKY transcription factor 1-like isoform X1 translates to MEAVTVVPMVSSEETADHNVPYAIPLQRASPHSDITESQGIHGAETPSSKQKEETSIPSAVAQNKVKDSDVTASALQSDQQRSTHIAASVEKLVQSPDTPFREKRHPSQSGHDSPSIVRERVSKDGYNWRKYGQKNVKGNEFIRSYYKCTHPNCQAKKQLEQSNDGQITDSICIGQHNHPRPQSSITKPVGPVLPVLEEGPDKPRVANVEVEDKSLNEHASVPQQMKFSHSLQITNVPAADLMKAEHSQLTTANDEVHNNDYPDSKRQKIDDSNIEVSVADKSTCASRVVVQTSSEVDFVNDGYRWRKYGQKLVKGNANPRSYYRCSSPGCPVKKHVERASHDSKVVITTYEGQHDHEIPPGRTVTHNAATNAQTTTINGKPGTNSVSNPVSTDTRGSRSNEKVNGNSITKSEAGKSPESKLNGQQQQKNENAVAKQDYVGANITCQSNSEDPCRSKSNEQPKDDVETKSEGKNGSPNVVVHDTAGQEGQLKKQSASDAEAVQS, encoded by the exons ATGGAAGCAGTGACAGTTGTTCCCATGGTTTCCTCAGAAGAAACTGCAGATCACAATGTTCCTTATGCTATACCACTGCAGAGAGCAAGTCCTCATAGTGATATTACAGAATCACAAGGGATTCATGGAGCTGAAACCCCTTCGTCCAAGCAAAAGGAAGAAACAAGTATTCCTTCTGCTGTGGCTCAAAACAAAGTGAAGGATTCTGATGTTACTGCTTCTGCATTGCAATCAGATCAGCAACGAAGCACACACATTGCAGCATCAGTTGAAAAACTTGTGCAGAGCCCTGATACACCTTTCCGTGAAAAACGTCATCCATCACAATCTGGTCATGACAGTCCCTCAATAGTACGTGAAAGGGTATCAAAAGATGGGTATAACTGGCGAAAATATGGCCAGAAAAATGTTAAAGGGAATGAATTTATAAGGAGCTATTACAAGTGTACGCATCCGAACTGCCAGGCAAAGAAACAGTTAGAGCAGTCAAACGATGGCCAGATTACAGATTCCATTTGCATTGGTCAGCATAATCATCCTAGGCCTCAATCCAGCATCACAAAGCCTGTTGGTCCTGTTCTTCCTGTTCTTGAAGAAGGACCAGACAAGCCCCGTGTCGCCAATGTAGAAG TTGAAGACAAATCATTGAATGAGCATGCAAGTGTACCTCAACAGATGAAGTTTTCACACTCCCTTCAGATTACAAATGTTCCTGCAGCTGATCTGATGAAAGCTGAACATTCACAACTGACCACAGCAAATGACGAGGTTCACAACAATGACTATCCTGACTCAAAACGGCA GAAGATAGACGATAGTAATATTGAAGTCAGTGTAGCTGACAAGTCAACTTGTGCGTCTCGTGTTGTCGTTCAAACTTCAAGTGAGGTTGATTTTGTAAATGATGGGTACCGTTGGCGCAAATATGGTCAGAAACTAGTTAAAGGAAATGCAAATCCCAG AAGTTATTATCGATGCTCTAGTCCCGGATGCCCTGTCAAAAAGCATGTGGAAAGGGCCTCTCATGATTCAAAAGTTGTAATAACTACATATGAGGGACAACATGATCATGAAATCCCGCCTGGAAGGACTGTCACTCATAATGCAGCTACAAATGCTCAAACAACAACCATTAATGGCAAGCCAGGAACCAATTCTGTATCAAATCCTGTTTCTACAGATACAAGAGGAAGCAGATCAAAtgagaaagtaaatggcaactCAATTACTAAATCAGAGGCTGGTAAGAGTCCTGAAAGTAAATTAAATgggcaacaacaacaaaaaaatgaaaatgcagTTGCCAAACAGGATTATGTTGGTGCTAACATCACATGCCAATCAAATTCTGAAGATCCATGTCGATCAAAATCAAACGAACAGCCGAAAGATGACGTAGAAACTAAATCAGAAGGAAAGAACGGATCCCCTAATGTGGTTGTTCATGATACTGCTGGTCAAGAAGGTCAACTCAAGAAGCAATCAGCATCTGATGCAGAAGCTGTCCAGAGCTAA
- the LOC130942065 gene encoding pentatricopeptide repeat-containing protein At4g19191, mitochondrial-like encodes MIIYPIAVTVTPFMNRFSNFSILSFWNSNIREAVNGGHAQKALLLFRQMKQTGVTPNGSTFPFVAKACARISCLWNSQMIHAHVAKSCFQSNVFVQTAMVDMYMKCGHLEDAHHVFVGMPTRDIASWNAMLAGFSHRSFVDRFFCLVREMRYSGIHPDSVTVLLLIQSVLELKNLNFVNAVHCFAIRIGVYIDVSVANTLIAVYAKCGDLCSAEIVFDEIGSDIRSVISWNSMIAAYANFEKYDKAVDCYTGMLDCGLLPDISTILNLLSACVQPKALFQGLLIHSHGIQLGCDADLCVVNTLISMYSKCGDVHSARFLFDGMSIRTCVSWTVMISGYAEKGYMDEALTLFNTMEATGENPDLVTVLALISGCGQTGSLELGKWIDNYSINKGLKENIVVCNALIDMYAKCGSLSNAKELFYSMANKTIVTWTTLITACALSGDVKDALDLFLVMVQMGMKPNHITFLAVLQACAHGGLLERGLECFNMMTQKYGIRPGIDHYSCMVDLLGRKGQLREALGIIECMPVEPDAGIWSALLSACKLHAKMEMGKYVSERLFQLEPNVAVPYVELANIYASAGMWDGVAAIRRKMKYLQVRQSIIQVSGKTHIFTVEDRHHPEALYIYDILDGLTSHSRQAQLTNSCLKISR; translated from the coding sequence ATGATCATCTATCCTATTGCTGTTACTGTTACACCATTTATGAATCGTTTCTCGAATTTCTCAATTCTTTCCTTCTGGAACTCCAATATAAGAGAAGCTGTGAATGGAGGCCATGCACAAAAAGCCCTACTTCTTTTCCGCCAAATGAAGCAAACTGGAGTTACACCCAATGGTTCTACCTTTCCCTTTGTTGCAAAAGCCTGTGCCAGAATTTCCTGTCTCTGGAACTCCCAAATGATCCATGCCCATGTTGCCAAATCCTGCTTTCAGTCCAATGTTTTTGTGCAAACCGCAATGGTTGATATGTACATGAAATGTGGTCATTTGGAAGATGCACACCATGTGTTTGTTGGAATGCCCACTAGGGATATTGCTTCTTGGAATGCAATGCTTGCAGGTTTTTCTCACAGGAGTTTTGTTGACAGGTTTTTCTGTCTAGTGCGTGAGATGAGGTATAGTGGGATTCATCCTGATTCAGTCACTGTCTTGCTCTTGATTCAGTCTGTTTTGGAATTGAAAAACCTAAATTTTGTGAATGCAGTGCATTGTTTTGCGATTCGAATTGGAGTTTATATCGATGTTTCTGTGGCTAACACTTTGATTGCTGTCTATGCTAAATGTGGTGACTTGTGCTCAGCAGAGATAGTATTTGATGAAATTGGCAGTGATATTAGGTCTGTCATCTCATGGAATTCTATGATTGCAGCATATGCGAATTTTGAAAAGTATGACAAGGCTGTTGATTGTTATACAGGGATGCTTGATTGTGGGCTTTTGCCTGATATTAGTACAATCCTCAATTTGCTTTCAGCATGTGTGCAACCCAAAGCACTATTTCAAGGTCTGCTAATTCATTCTCATGGGATTCAGTTAGGTTGTGATGCTGATTTGTGTGTGGTGAATACTCTTATTTCTATGTATTCCAAGTGTGGGGATGTTCATTCTGCAAGATTCTTGTTTGATGGCATGTCTATCAGAACTTGTGTTTCATGGACGGTAATGATTAGTGGGTATGCGGAGAAAGGATATATGGATGAGGCATTAACCTTGTTTAATACAATGGAAGCAACAGGTGAAAATCCAGATTTAGTTACTGTGCTTGCTTTGATTTCAGGTTGTGGTCAAACAGGATCTCTTGAACTTGGAAAATGGATTGATAATTACTCTATTAACAAAGGGTTGAAAGAAAATATTGTAGTTTGTAATGCATTAATTGACATGTATGCAAAGTGTGGAAGTCTTAGCAATGCTAAGGAGCTTTTCTATTCTATGGCTAACAAAACTATTGTCACCTGGACAACTCTGATTACTGCTTGTGCTTTGAGTGGAGATGTTAAAGATGCTTTGGACCTGTTTCTTGTGATGGTGCAGATGGGAATGAAACCAAACCACATAACATTTCTTGCTGTTCTCCAAGCTTGTGCTCATGGAGGTTTACTTGAAAGAGGATTGGAGTGCTTCAACATGATGACACAAAAGTATGGTATAAGACCTGGTATAGACCATTATTCATGTATGGTTGATCTCCTTGGTCGTAAAGGacaactgagagaagctttagGAATTATTGAATGTATGCCGGTTGAACCTGATGCTGGCATATGGAGTGCATTGCTGTCTGCATGCAAACTACATGCTAAGATGGAGATGGGCAAATACGTCTCAGAGCGGCTATTTCAATTGGAGCCCAATGTGGCAGTTCCTTACGTGGAGTTGGCTAACATATATGCATCAGCTGGGATGTGGGATGGAGTTGCAGCTATAAGAAGAAAGATGAAATATCTTCAAGTGAGACAAAGCATTATCCAAGTGAGTGGCAAAACTCATATCTTTACAGTTGAAGATAGACATCACCCTGAAGCCTTGTATATATATGACATACTAGATGGCTTGACTTCTCATTCTAGACAAGCCCAACTAACAAATTCATGTCTTAAAATAAGTAGGTAG
- the LOC130941834 gene encoding uncharacterized protein LOC130941834 has translation MLQSPGHSPLHLSSPSPSPSLQNPNPNTSTSSSSAAIAPRLPPKNPTVLDEDTYVEALEKIIERDYFPDISKLRDRLDWLEAIKTGDPVQIRDAQLKIIERRRGGSDVPKVTGSEFRSTVTPGSTFMRNFTPFDEFDGKTPKTQRFDVGDEENNKSDGGGGGGGIDTSLGLDQFLWRYTSEDNHSFSKILEKVNRKRKERVGYLTEGENKDDVKGIEDAKRERITDGYGTSYQPPSTLEGWNYTAKNLLMYHPADKGEVPLTEEERAVRIKGMTKEISRANTRFHGKTLDSRPRDDGTVEVLYTPVAGATPAPMSLREGDKLKKYDLEDLRKTPNPFYMESAKKAENGYSFVKTPSPAPGVDESPFITWGEIEGTPLRLDPEETPIDIGGSADGPHYKIPSAPARDAKAHSLSREAARKIRERSKMFQKLPLASPVRGGSASPSMRTLSPAAQKFVRNAIAKSSTSVDESLRASYRGSSPALATPRSVSRSVSRFGRDGSAVSRSPSVREGSNPPW, from the coding sequence ATGCTTCAATCACCAGGCCACTCGCCCCTCCACCTCTCTTCCCCATCCCCTTCTCCCTCTCTgcaaaaccctaaccctaacacTTCAACTTCGTCATCTTCTGCAGCAATCGCTCCCAGACTCCCTCCCAAGAACCCCACAGTACTCGATGAAGATACGTACGTTGAAGCCCTCGAGAAGATCATCGAACGCGACTACTTTCCCGACATCTCCAAGCTCCGAGATCGCCTCGATTGGCTCGAAGCCATCAAGACTGGTGATCCAGTCCAAATCCGTGACGCCCAGCTCAAGATCATCGAGCGCCGCCGTGGTGGCTCCGACGTTCCTAAGGTAACCGGTTCTGAATTTAGATCCACTGTCACCCCTGGCTCCACTTTCATGAGAAATTTCACACCTTTTGATGAATTCGATGGTAAAACACCCAAGACGCAACGTTTTGATGTTGGTGATGAAGAGAATAATAAGAgcgatggtggtggtggtggtggtgggatTGATACTTCTTTGGGGCTTGATCAGTTTTTGTGGAGGTATACGAGTGAGGATAATCACAGCTTCTCGAAGATTCTGGAGAAGGTGAATAGGAAGAGGAAAGAGAGGGTTGGGTATTTGACGGAAGGTGAGAACAAAGATGATGTGAAAGGTATTGAGGATgctaagagagagaggataaCTGACGGGTATGGAACATCTTATCAGCCTCCTAGTACATTGGAGGGATGGAACTACACGGCGAAGAATCTGTTGATGTATCATCCTGCTGATAAGGGTGAGGTTCCATTGACCGAAGAGGAAAGAGCTGTTAGAATTAAGGGCATGACGAAGGAGATAAGTCGTGCAAATACTAGGTTCCATGGTAAAACATTGGATTCTAGGCCGAGAGATGATGGAACTGTTGAGGTGTTGTATACGCCTGTTGCCGGTGCTACTCCTGCCCCAATGTCTCTTAGGGAAGGGGACAAGTTAAAGAAGTATGATCTGGAAGATTTGAGGAAGACTCCGAACCCGTTCTATATGGAATCTGCAAAGAAGGCTGAGAATGGCTATAGCTTTGTTAAGACTCCTTCTCCTGCGCCGGGTGTTGATGAATCCCCGTTTATCACTTGGGGAGAGATAGAAGGGACACCGTTGAGGTTGGACCCAGAGGAAACACCAATTGATATTGGTGGCAGTGCAGATGGACCACATTATAAGATTCCTTCAGCTCCTGCTAGAGATGCAAAAGCGCATTCCCTTTCTAGGGAGGCTGCAAGGAAGATTAGGGAGAGGTCGAAGATGTTTCAAAAACTGCCATTGGCTTCGCCTGTTAGAGGTGGAAGTGCTAGTCCAAGCATGCGGACGCTTTCTCCCGCCGCTCAGAAGTTTGTAAGGAATGCAATTGCGAAGTCCTCAACCTCGGTTGATGAATCGCTTCGCGCAAGTTACCGTGGTTCTAGTCCTGCCTTGGCTACTCCTAGAAGCGTTAGTAGAAGTGTGTCAAGGTTTGGTAGGGATGGGAGTGCTGTTTCTAGGTCTCCATCTGTTAGAGAGGGTTCTAATCCTCCTTGGTAA